In Salinigranum marinum, one DNA window encodes the following:
- a CDS encoding helix-turn-helix domain-containing protein, with amino-acid sequence MSAETESRRHEIERRNESACPVVEAIEQVGTPWRMNVVHALEGGEKRFNDLKRATGARSKTLSDALDELVENDVVVRRVEEDAPVAVYYALTTKGEELLDALSGLDDWAQEWTAEAADGSSTGLRGR; translated from the coding sequence GTGTCCGCCGAAACCGAATCCAGACGTCACGAGATCGAGCGACGGAACGAATCGGCGTGTCCGGTCGTCGAGGCGATCGAGCAGGTCGGAACGCCCTGGCGGATGAACGTCGTCCACGCACTCGAGGGGGGAGAAAAGCGCTTCAACGACCTCAAGCGAGCCACCGGCGCGCGCTCGAAGACCCTCTCGGACGCGCTCGACGAACTGGTCGAGAACGACGTCGTCGTCCGACGCGTGGAGGAGGACGCCCCCGTCGCCGTCTACTACGCGCTCACGACGAAAGGCGAGGAGCTCCTCGACGCGCTGTCGGGGCTCGACGACTGGGCCCAGGAGTGGACCGCTGAAGCCGCAGACGGGTCGAGCACCGGTCTTCGAGGACGCTAA